The genomic DNA GTTCTGCCTGATACACCACTTGCGAGAGACACAGCAAAGAAGATGATACAGATATTTAGAAATAGATAATTTTATTGTATCTTCCTTATCTGTGGGAAGAACGAATAAAACAGGAATATGAAAGGGTAACACTACTTCTCTTCTTTCAATTTTTTCATTTTTTCACGGTAGTATATTGCCTCTTCAAAGTCAAGCCGTTTCGCAGCAGCCATCATCTTTTTCTCAAGCCGTTTTATTGTCTGGAACAGGTCCTTTCCATAAAACTCTTCTTCCTGTTGTTCAAATGTTCTTTCCTCTATTCGTTTCTTACTTCCTATAATTTCAGTAATACTTTTATATATGGGTTTTTCAACTGACTTTGGGGTTATATTATGAATTTTGTTATACTCTATCTGTTTCTTTCTTCTTCTCTCTGTCTCCTCTATGGCTTCCTTCATTGCATTAGTGTATTTATCCGCATACATCACCACCTCACCATCAATACTTCTTGCTGCTCTCCCTGATATCTGAATAAGTGAAGTTGATGACCTTAAGAATCCCTCCTTATCTGCATCAAGTATTGCCACTAAACTTACCTCAGGAAGGTCAAGTCCTTCCCTTAAAAGGTTTATACCCACAAGTACATCAAACTTTGCTTCCCTTAAACTTTTCAAAATCTCAACCCTTTCCAGTGTGTCTATCTCATAGTGGAGGTAATGTACTTTTATATCAAACTCCTTAAGATAATCAGCAATCTCTTCTGCGAGATGTTTACTTACTGTAATTACAAGTACCCTCTGTTTCTTTGCTATCCTGCCTTTTATTCTTTCTATCAGGTCCTTTATCTGGTTCTCTGTGGGAACTACAGTTATGGGTGGGTCTACCAATCCAGTAGGTCTTATAATTTGTTCTGCAATAAGAGGAGATGGCTCACCTATCCTCTTCACACCACAATGTTTCAATTCATATTCTCCTGGTGTTGCAGATACATATATCACCTGGTTTACAAGATTTTCAAACTCGTGGAACATAAGAGGTCTATTGTCAAGTGCTGATGGAAGACGGAACCCATACTCTACAAGTGTCTCTTTCCTTGACCTGTCCCCATGGAACATTCCTCTAATTTGTGGAATTGTAACATGGGATTCATCAATAAATATCAGGTAGTCGTCAGGATAATAATCCAGTAAAACTTCAGGTCTTTCTCCGGGTAGCCGTCCTGCGAGATGCCTGCTGTAGTTCTCAATCCCATGGCAGTATCCTAATTCTTCCAGCATTTCAATATCATTGAG from bacterium includes the following:
- the uvrB gene encoding excinuclease ABC subunit UvrB produces the protein MERFKLVAPYKPAGDQPKAIETLVKNLEKGEKKQVLLGVTGSGKTFTMANVISAVNRPTLVISHNKTLAAQLYSEFREFFPENKVRYFVSYYDYYQPEAYIPATDTYIEKDAAINEDIDRLRLAATSALLSARDVIIVASVSCIYPIGSPEDHKAMMLHLTKGQIIDRKSILKRLVETQYERNEFDLTRGKFRVRGNNIEIIPSYEEIGIRIGIIGNTIVKIIRFDPLTGKEVSEEDEVFIYPAKHFVTPEDKLKRAIETIKEELKERVEFFKKVNKPLEAERIERRTLNDIEMLEELGYCHGIENYSRHLAGRLPGERPEVLLDYYPDDYLIFIDESHVTIPQIRGMFHGDRSRKETLVEYGFRLPSALDNRPLMFHEFENLVNQVIYVSATPGEYELKHCGVKRIGEPSPLIAEQIIRPTGLVDPPITVVPTENQIKDLIERIKGRIAKKQRVLVITVSKHLAEEIADYLKEFDIKVHYLHYEIDTLERVEILKSLREAKFDVLVGINLLREGLDLPEVSLVAILDADKEGFLRSSTSLIQISGRAARSIDGEVVMYADKYTNAMKEAIEETERRRKKQIEYNKIHNITPKSVEKPIYKSITEIIGSKKRIEERTFEQQEEEFYGKDLFQTIKRLEKKMMAAAKRLDFEEAIYYREKMKKLKEEK